The Heterodontus francisci isolate sHetFra1 chromosome 4, sHetFra1.hap1, whole genome shotgun sequence DNA window ccattcggctggatctgtgctgcgttttgcatttttgtaagccatttctttttgttttatgctatccctaatctctctagttgtccatggctgtttttctgtgaaatggagctttttcctctcagaggtATATACTCGCTCTATATTTCGTTAaacgtttctttaaatattctccactattcTTCAGtcttttgacccattaacagatcttcctagtttaccatggacagtctctgtctcatcccggtaaagtcagccttacccaagtctaaaattccggtcgctgattcgtgcttttcactttcaaacgctaccttgaattcgatcatgttgtgatcactatttgataaatgttcacgcacagttaggctactaagtaaatttggctcattactcataactaaatctaatattacctgtccccttgttacatgtaggacatattgctgtaggaaactatcccggacacattccagaaattcactacctttctgacaggtgctagtctgcctctcctaatctatgtgtaagttaaaatcccccattaatactactctgcctttgtgtgtttgatggaaagggtcgagttgttcaaccgctgaatccgtagagagtgcagccctgccgtttcagagcgtacaccacatccatggcagtgaccgtcttgcgcttggcgtgctcagtgtaggtgaccgcatccctgatcacattctccaggaaaatctTCAACACCCcatgagtctcctcatagatcaaacccgagatccgcttgaccccgccacggcaagCCAGGTGGCGGATTGCTGGCTTGGTGATaccttggatattatcacgaagcactttgcggggcCGCTTTGCTCCACCTttacccagtcctttgcctcctttacctctgccagacataatgattcttcactcagatcaGTGCcggatactactctgcctttgttacacacttgcctaatttgtgtatttatacaatctaacacctcagaactggtaccagggggtctatacacaacacccattacagttttagatccttttctgttcctcaattccacccataaggtctccactggatgctttcccctcattatatcctccctcaccaatgaagtgatattatttctaatcagtaaggctactccaccccctctgccattttccctgtccctcctgtaaactttataaccaggtatatttagttccctgtcccgaccatcctgcagccacgtctccgcaatggccaccacatcgtaatcttccatttgaatttgctccTGCAGTTCATCTAGCTTATTTCTTACACTCCGTACATTTGTATATAGAacccttatttgggctataccccctaacctgtccctcagcactgatgctttattcgcctgtttattatttctctcttccggtttaaccagtatacttcttgcagtgtggtaacaatcagcctcaccactaacctgcactcctaccttctcctttaacttcctgtttttccatgtaattgagccccccctcccctccactatttggtttaaagccctatctacagccctagttatacgattcaccaggactctggtcccagcatgattcaggtggagcccgtcccatcggaacagctccctccttccccagtactggtgccaatgtcccacgaattcgaaccaattctcccacaccaatctttgagccacgtatttacctctttaatcttattgaccctttgacaatttgctcgtggctcaggtagtaatccggagattattacctttttggttctgctttttaatttagcccccagctgctcatattccctcagcagaacctctatcctcgttctacctatatcgttggtaccatcgtggaccatgacaactggatctttcccctcccactctaagttcgtctgcagcccagatgagatatcctgaaccctggcacccggtaggcaacacagcctttgggactcttgatcctggccacagagaacagtgtctatgcccctaactatactatccccgattacgactatatttctcttttctcccaccACTAGatcggctccctgtaccacggtgctgtggtcagtttgctcatcctctctACAGtttctgctctcgtccacacagtgaccaagaatctcgaacctgttggacaaggccaatggctgaggctcctgcagcactacctcctgaatctctctacctgcctcactcatagtcacacccgcctgtccctgaccactggctgaattcaaggtagttaatctaaggggtgtgactgtctcctgaaacacagcgtccaggtaactcttcccctccctgatgtgtcgcagtgtccgaagctcagactccagctcatcaactctgagcaggagttcctcgagcaaccaacacttgctgcagatatgGTCACTGGAAactacaatggggtccaccagctcccacatcatgcaggtacaacacattgcCTGGCCCTACATCTCTATTTTACTTAATTAGAttttaatctgttttttttaaatttccgaccggTCTCTAGTTTTTAATCTgttaaatatttctcctattcacctttaatttgaaatcaacttagaataggtaattcaaattagcagttacttaccaaccaatgaacttatggttttcctgtgatgtcactctttgttttatttttcactctgtttttactcccttaaattacccaaaaattagatttacactgGGTACCTTgattcccccccaaaaaacactgcctactatattaaaaagaactgtagaTCTTTCTCTTTATTTTAGTTTCGAAATcaactatttagagttattccctgacAGCTGTTACTCACTAACCAAtctccttgcagctttcctgtgatgtcactgttgactccaGTGTGCCtggactgctcccggaaggtaagccgactcgctgaatgaactctcgctctgtctcccggtctctttgtgctccggctccgctctcgctgtttcccgctcgctgaatctTTTCACTGAATATTCCACATTGCCAgtaagatgctagtgttgtagttgtactagaacagcttggctaggtgtgtggctagttctggagcataagtcttcagtgctattgccagaatgttgtcatggcccgtatcctttgcagtttccagtgccttcagtcgtttcttgatatcaggcggagtgaatcaaattggctgaagactagcgtctgtgatgctggtaacttaaggaagaggccaagatggatcattagctgagattgttgcaaatgcttctgccttatctttgcactgatgtgttgcgctctccttcattgaggatggggatgtttgtggagccacctcttccagttagttccttaattgtgcaccaccattcacgactggatgtggcaggaccgcagagttgagatctgatccactggttatgagatcgtttagctctgtctatcgcatgctgcttacattgtttggcacacaagtagtcctgtgttgcagcttcaccaggttgacacctcatgttgaggtatgcctggtactgctcctggcatgccctgctgcactcttcattgaagcagggttggtcccccggcttgatggggaGCAGGGAAAatgctggccatgaggttacagattgtggctgagtacgattctgctgctgctgattgtccacagcgcctcatggatgcccagtttgcatctccagcagtttttgtttgtatttcagatttccagcatctgcagcactttgctttTTTTTAAGTACTTAATTCACtgacacttctcttccaggaatgcctaccttgaagaagttctgctcttctctccgacaggattttcctttgtctcttttaccttgttcactttgTCATGCCAgtgctccacctgccaagaatgaggcacattaattttgtcatgaacattgattttaaactgttactggagtgaagaaaggacttgttaaacagatcagccatggctggaaaagaaatttgcatattaacagacagtgtttagaaggacaaagcagccattccctgacacattcaacccacaatggacttttgatcaccagatgtttaaggtgggggagcttgcattccaggttgactgctaagatggccaaatacacaaacggacatggtcaaaccagctagtcacatgactaacctgctgggcaacctgagtttttatgAATttttacaaacagtttgggcagaaagctgtttgctcctggactgagaagacctctctcctgtctgcttccatctctttctcacaagcctcaaaatccagtgaagacacatgaaccccaagagaaaaaagtatcctacagcgaacaaggtttaagaagaatactgggccccaacaaaaagcaatatcgacctacaatcaaggactctacagtgagctcgaagacccgcaacaaaaactcttcagatattgcctcaaacctttccactttatgtcttctctttctgtctctaatcTGCATGTGTGTATAGCATGTGCGTGTTAGTGTGGCCGCATCGTGTATCCagaggtgttaaccgtattagagtttaggtttaagtttaataaatttcaacttttcttctttaaacctaagaaagcctgtttgtgctggtttctttgcctgaaaATTGGAAAGCgaacaggtgaaagctgagagggaccccgagacacctatctcaccaggttgtaacagaaatttgggtgctagtgttcatgatttacccacagacaaatgagagaaattggaagtgggaagccaaattgttcccaatcaaaaaagagcaagatttcaatacaggttttcttgtggttgtgtgtgcttgaatacttaaacaaattagcattgaaaaagaGGAGGTAtttgcggttttagcgggcttaagaatggataaatccccaggcccagatgagatgtatggctggtatgtgaggcaagggaggaaattgtttgggctctgacacaaattttcaaactctctctggccacaggagaagtgccagaggacaggaggacagcaaatgtggtgccattattcaagaagggtagtagggataaaccagataattacaggccagtgagtctaacatcagtggtcaggaaactattggaaaaagttctgagggacaggattaatctccacttggagaggcagggattaatcaaggacagtcagcatggctttgtcagggggagatcatgtctaacaaatttgattgaattttttgaggaggtgactaggtgtgtagatgagggtaaagcagtcgatgtagtctacatggacttctggCTTTTGAtaagtcctgcatgggagattgatcaagaaggtaagagtccatgggatccagggcaatttggcaaattgaatccaaaattggcttagtggcaggaggcagagagtgatggtcgagggttgcttttgcgattggaaggctgtgaccagtggtgtaccgtagggatcggtgctgggacccttgctgtttgtaatgtacattaatgatttagatgtgaatataggaggtatgatcagtaagttcacaaatgacacgaaaattggtggtgttgtaaatagtgaagaggaaagccttagattacaggacgatatagatgggctggtaagatgggcggagcagtggcaaatggaatttaatcctgagaagtgtgaggtgatgcattttgggagcactaacaaggcaagggaatatacaatggatggtaggaccctaggaagtacagagggtcaaatggaccttggtgtacttgacaatagatcactgaaggcagcagcacaggtagataagatggttaggaaggcatatgggatacttgcctttattagctgaggcatagaatataagagcagggaggttctgatggagccgtataaaatgctagttaggtcacagctggagtactgtgaatagttctgggcgccacaacataggaaggatgtgattgcactggagagcggacagaggagattcaccaggatattgcctgggctggagcatttcagctatgaagacagactggataggctggggttgttttccttcgagcagagaaggctgaggggggaccttattgaggtatacaaaattatgaggggcattgatagggtagataggaagaaactttttcacttagtggttgtgtcaataaccaggggagcattgtctgcccaacgtaaaatccagcccagtgtgttaaaaaacaaaaccctgttacaataagaccaggtaaaggcagagaaagacccctagacacctttctcaactggtcgtaacagtgtatatgtgcataagtctttgaaggtgccaggacaggttgagagagcagttcataaagcatactgtatcctgggctatattaataggggcatagagtacaaaagtaaggaagtttatgttgaacttgtataagacactagctcggcctcagctggagtcttgcgtccaattctgggcatcgcacttgaggaaagacatgacggCATTGGTCAGAGTAtcaaaaagattcatgagaatggttccagggatgaggaatttcagttatgaagagagagtggagaagttaggactgttttccttggagcagggaaggctaagaggtgatttgatagaggaattcaaaatcatgaggggtctggacagagtagatagagagaaactgttcccactcatgaaatgatcaagaatgagagggcacagatttaaagtatttggtaggagaaacaaaagtgacatgaggaaaaactttttcacgcagagagtgattaaggtctggattgcgttgcctgagaacgtggtggaggcaggttcaattgaagcattcctctagccaaaaaggaaggcgctgtgagtaagagtgagacccggagacctgtgtgcttgcaTTGTAATAAAGCATCTAAacactgactgctggaaactaaagggaaaacctatagggGTAATCAggtcacacccgctcagtgaagatggaaccctgatggaaagcacagcagaacaagctgtggctttatctgcagtaagagtgagacccaggaatctcacagctgcaagtgcaggaacatttaataggattcctgagggttatcagggttttgtgtctgaagggagagtaaccccatatcgctcaggtggggcaagcaagcccatagtaatcctcaggggccgctagatcccttttactggaaaaaggcctgacctttcccccagagagtgcagtgaacaccagaatggtggtgaatggtattggagggcagtgtatgcctgtacccatacatcggatgcacctggagtgcggCCTAGTTTCGGTACCGGtgtccgtagggattgtccctagtttgcctgtggatggggttgacctgctcctaggtaataatctggtgggggtgaaggtggtagcccccccagtagtgaaagaaagaccgcaggaggtcagagagacagatcattggcaggagacggttccctgcagtttccctgaatgtgtagtggatcaggccatgatcaaaccagataccccagaggagactgtattagcactgcaggcagatgaccaggtctgtctgtctgagactgtctttggaaagttaggagacccagggaattaattaaatggattttccctagctgaggctcagcgagccgacccagtattgtgagagttagcacaggctgcctagtctgaaagtgaagcagagggagtccttaattgctactatttaaagaatgatgtaCTGATGAGAAATGGTGGCattcctgagggcaaggagtggacagtagtttaccagttagtgttgttgcagaggtaccggagagaaaaattaagaagggcccacgagactacagtggctgtacatgctggtatatgaaagaccaaagcctgcataagacagcagtttgactggccaaaactccacaaagatgtggtggagtactgcaggagttgccacatgtaccaggttgaaggtaaaccccaaccgacagtgaaacctgtacccctaagCCTGCATcgatgttaggaggaccctccagcagagggctcgtgaactgtaagggaccccatcTGTGAGCAaacggggacaggcaggcacaaggctggcaaagtttagaaagagaaggggaaaagtgaccaagagggcaggttaaaggaagtccgggaggaatcccggatgaaaacccctcccACTGGCCTCTTACCTATTCTTGATATTTTCATTGAAAACTGCTGGCAaggcatcggccatctcaatttctctgctcccctcactcactgtaacctgtctccctctgaacttactgcattccgttctctcaggtctgaccccgacattgtgatcaaacctgctgacaagagggtgctgttgttgtctggcgtactgacctctattttgcagaggctgagcgccaactctcagacacttcttcccagctccccctggaccatgaccccaccaccaaacatcatgcTACTATCCATaggtctgtcactgacctcatgTCCTCCGGAGATTTTTccgctacagcttccaaccttatagtcccgcaaccccagacatcccgcttctacctccttcccaaaatccacaaacaggactgtcccagcagacccattgtttcagcctgttcctgacccactgaacttatttcttcctatcttgactctatcttttctccgctggtccagtctcttcccacctacatccgtgactcttctgaagccctatgtcattttgacaatttccagtttcctggccccaaccatcacctcttcactatggatgtccaatctctataCACCATATCCTGGTCTGAGGCCTctcagcttcttccttgaacagacgcccaaccagtccccatccacaaccaccctcctccgcctggctgaacttggtctcacattgaacaacttctccttcaacttcacttaTTTCCTGCAAGTAAAAGACGTTgctcgttatgcctgtctttttgtgggatatgtcgaacattctttgttccagtcctactcaggccccctcccccaattctttgtccagtacaatgatgactgtatcggtgccgttccctgctcctgccccgaactggaaaattttatcaactttgcttccaatttccacccttctctcacctttacatggtccatctccgacacttcccttcccttcctcgacttctctgtctccatctctggggataggctgtctactaatatttattacAAGACCACCGACTCCCATAACTAccacgactacacttcttcacaccctgcctgctGTAAGGTCTcatttccattctcccagtttctccatctctgacgcatctgctctgatgatgcaaccttctacaacagcgcttctgatatgtcttcctttttcctcaaccgaggattccccccactgcggttgacagggccttcgtgttcggcccatttccctcactttttc harbors:
- the LOC137368769 gene encoding histone H4-like codes for the protein MSGRGKGGKGLGKGGAKRPRKVLRDNIQGITKPAIRHLACRGGVKRISGLIYEETHGVLKIFLENVIRDAVTYTEHAKRKTVTAMDVVYALKRQGCTLYGFSG